A single Xylanimonas cellulosilytica DSM 15894 DNA region contains:
- a CDS encoding HNH endonuclease signature motif containing protein translates to MGTDDDASAAPGARLAAALAQLHAAMGAIAELAASGDLAEVPASVLAEVQRDLRTVEHRSAAARLVILPRLEADGVWALDGSRAFSAWLSRHDDVPRYLADREARQGRALRDALPATRHAALTGTIGLDHVTAMADTVTTDARRAALAAPVTGLPTRYDDDGAELPPPSGEEFLLAQAALYPLPGFQRLVKRFAHVADPDADDRGHRTAEDREHFELSSTMGGWHVTGFLTPEHGAALRIALDAIMGAPAADDERTLTQRRAQAVADLARTALDRGSHGAGAAVRPHLTVTVSFDELRRLLARQAGDAPVEDDAPADDTVNDGVDLADLTRNPAILEGSTGPLPPGLLRRLACDSEITRVVFGPDSQILNVGRSQRTVTGQLRRAVIARDQHCTWPGCHEPPSRCEVHHAERHWAQHHGETSAANSALLCWHHHTVVDTQGITMRWRASGDPRTAGLVDAGPVDAGPVDADLAGLLLPRGGWEFTDRHGRTIGHRPHRGTREAVA, encoded by the coding sequence ATGGGTACCGACGACGACGCCTCCGCGGCGCCCGGAGCTCGCCTGGCAGCCGCGCTCGCCCAGCTGCACGCCGCGATGGGCGCCATCGCCGAGCTCGCCGCGTCCGGCGACCTGGCTGAGGTCCCCGCGTCGGTGCTCGCCGAGGTCCAGCGCGACCTGCGCACCGTGGAGCACCGCTCGGCCGCCGCCCGGCTGGTGATCCTGCCTCGCCTCGAGGCGGACGGTGTCTGGGCACTCGACGGCTCACGCGCCTTCAGCGCCTGGCTGTCCCGCCACGACGACGTCCCCCGCTACCTCGCCGATCGCGAAGCCCGCCAGGGGCGCGCCCTGCGCGACGCTCTGCCCGCCACCCGCCACGCCGCGCTGACCGGGACCATCGGGCTGGACCACGTGACGGCGATGGCCGACACGGTCACCACCGACGCTCGGCGGGCGGCTCTCGCGGCGCCCGTGACCGGTCTGCCCACCCGGTACGACGACGACGGCGCCGAGCTGCCCCCACCCAGCGGTGAGGAGTTCCTGCTCGCACAGGCCGCGCTGTACCCGCTGCCCGGGTTCCAGCGACTCGTCAAGCGGTTCGCGCACGTCGCGGACCCGGACGCGGACGACCGCGGCCACCGCACCGCTGAGGACCGCGAGCACTTCGAGCTCTCCTCGACCATGGGCGGCTGGCACGTCACCGGGTTCCTCACCCCGGAACATGGTGCGGCACTGCGGATCGCCCTCGACGCGATCATGGGCGCCCCGGCCGCCGACGACGAACGCACCCTCACCCAGCGGCGCGCGCAGGCGGTGGCCGACCTCGCTCGCACCGCCCTGGACCGCGGATCCCACGGTGCGGGCGCCGCCGTCCGACCTCACCTGACCGTCACCGTGTCCTTCGACGAGCTCCGGCGCCTGCTCGCCCGGCAGGCCGGCGACGCCCCCGTCGAGGATGACGCCCCCGCCGACGACACCGTCAACGACGGCGTCGACCTCGCCGACCTGACCCGCAACCCCGCCATCCTCGAAGGCTCGACCGGGCCGCTACCGCCCGGGCTGCTCCGCCGCCTCGCCTGCGACAGCGAGATCACCCGCGTCGTGTTCGGCCCCGACTCCCAGATCCTCAACGTCGGCCGCTCGCAACGCACCGTGACCGGGCAGCTCCGCCGCGCCGTCATCGCCCGCGACCAGCACTGCACCTGGCCCGGCTGCCACGAACCCCCGTCCCGGTGCGAGGTCCACCACGCCGAACGACATTGGGCCCAGCACCACGGCGAAACCTCCGCCGCCAACTCCGCGCTGCTGTGCTGGCACCACCACACCGTCGTCGACACCCAGGGCATCACCATGCGCTGGCGCGCTTCCGGCGACCCCCGCACCGCCGGGCTGGTGGACGCCGGGCCGGTGGACGCCGGGCCGGTGGACGCCGACCTCGCCGGACTGCTGCTACCCCGCGGCGGCTGGGAGTTCACCGACCGCCACGGACGCACCATCGGACACCGGCCACACCGCGGTACCCGGGAGGCGGTCGCATGA